Genomic segment of Agrobacterium larrymoorei:
TGCCGAATTTTCCGCGGCTTTCGCTCGTACTGGTCAATCCACTACAGGGCGTGTCCACGCCCGCCATTTTCCGGCTGCTGGAAAGCAAGAACAACGCTCCCCTTCCCGCTTTGGCGGATGATGATTGGTTATCGATGCTCGGTGCGCTGAGAAACGATCTCCAGCCCCCAGCGATGCGCCTTTTGCCCCAGATCCAGGACGTTCTTTCTCTGCTCAAGGCAAATGGTGCCGAGTTCGTGCGTATGTCCGGCTCCGGCGCAACATGTTTCGGCCTGTTTCCATCATGGGAGCAAGCGCAGGCAGCAGCCGCTCGACTTCGGGAACAACAGCCGGAATGGTATGTTCAGGAAACGACAACGATAGCGAGGCAAGGATCATGAGCGAAGGCAGACAATTTATCCCGGTCGGCATTGCCGTTCTCACTGTTTCGGACACGCGCAGCCTTGCCGACGATAAATCCGGCGCGACGCTGGTCGCCCGGATCGAAGAGGCGGGCCATCGCCTCGTGGACCGTGCCATCGTGCCGGATGACCGCGATGCGATCCGCGACAAGGTGCATGGCTGGACCCTTTCCGATGAAATCGATGTGGTCATCACCACGGGTGGCACCGGCTTCACGGGTCGCGACGTTACGCCCGAGGCTCTGGAACCCCTGTTCGAAAAGCGCATGGATGGCTTCTCGGAAGTCTTCCACCGCATCTCCTATGACAAGATCGGAACCTCTACGATCCAGTCCCGCGCAACGGCGGGCCTTGCCAATTCGACTTTCATCTTCGTCCTGCCCGGCTCCCCCGGCGCCTGCAAGGATGCCTGGGATGGCATTCTGAAAGGCCAGCTGGATTACCGGCATATGCCTTGCAATTTCGTGGAAATCATGCCGCGTCTGGATGAGCACCTGCGCCGCAACAAAGGCTAATCAGCGAGCAGCCTTCAGCACAGAGGCCGGAATAAGCTCCGCCCCGAGCCTGCGTGGCTTCTGCGACTTCGGAAAATCATCGAGCGCAAGGCCGGAATTCGCAAGATTGAGCGCATCCTGCTTGCGCAATAGCAGCCCATATTCGAGCGCAGGTCCGCGGTGAAAAAGACGCGTGAGCAGCGACGGCCTGTAATGCCGCGAAGGCGCAAATTGCGCCGGGCTCCTGTTCAGCGCCACATATTCCAGAATTTCTTCGATCCAACCGCCCTGCGGGCGGCTGCCGGGTTCGACCAGCAAAAGCCAGTCGCCGCGTGCCGATTCGATGATCTCGCTCACATTCCAGCTTTCATGAAAACGGCAACCCGCCGCCTCCGCTACACGGGCCGAACCATCCTGCGATGCATGGTCGAGAATGATGACATCGCTGACCAAACCTTCCACCGCGCCCGAGACCAGCGCAGACAGCGTGTGCGCGAGTTCCGATTCGTGATTTCGGCTTTCCATGATGACTGTCAGCATATCTTGTCAGCTTGTCGTTCGTCCCAACCGTGAAGAGATAGGCGTTCGGCACCTGCAACATCTCATCGATAAAATTCCTACATCATTGATCGCAAAAGCCAAATCGATTTTCCCGATTGCCCGTGCATAGAGTTAAGAAGTTGGCTTTGCGGGCCGCAATTTGATCGACACGCGAATGACATTCATTTTGTTCTTGTAATGTTCTCGTTTTCACGGTAGGAATTTCTTCATCCAACTCGCTGGCATCTGCCGGTCAGGAGCATCAGATGAGACAACATGTTCTTACAGGGCAGGCTGCCTATCAGCCGAGCCATAAGCCGGATATTGCCAACGCACTGG
This window contains:
- a CDS encoding glycosyl transferase: MLTVIMESRNHESELAHTLSALVSGAVEGLVSDVIILDHASQDGSARVAEAAGCRFHESWNVSEIIESARGDWLLLVEPGSRPQGGWIEEILEYVALNRSPAQFAPSRHYRPSLLTRLFHRGPALEYGLLLRKQDALNLANSGLALDDFPKSQKPRRLGAELIPASVLKAAR
- the moaB gene encoding molybdenum cofactor biosynthesis protein B, coding for MSEGRQFIPVGIAVLTVSDTRSLADDKSGATLVARIEEAGHRLVDRAIVPDDRDAIRDKVHGWTLSDEIDVVITTGGTGFTGRDVTPEALEPLFEKRMDGFSEVFHRISYDKIGTSTIQSRATAGLANSTFIFVLPGSPGACKDAWDGILKGQLDYRHMPCNFVEIMPRLDEHLRRNKG